CATTGCAGACGGCCGCGCTGGTGAAGAACGACGAAAACGTGTGGCGCTTCATCGGGTCCGGAGACCTGACGTGGCACCTGTGGAAGACGGAGGCCCACCACCTGCGCGTGCTGGCCAACGCGGGCGTGGACCGGTTCCAGCAGGAGAACTCGCTCTTCTTCCCGCCCGAGCTCAACTTCGAGCCCATCGATGACGGCCTGCCAGGCTCGTCGCTCTTCGGCACCAGCCAGGTGCGCAACCTGAACTCCGGCCTGAACCTGGTGCACACCTACAAGCCCACGTCGGGCGGCATCGTGGCGACCACGTCCGGCGGTCTCCAGTTCGAAGAGCGCAACATCGATTCCATCTACATCGTCAGCAAGAACCTGAACGCCGGCCAGCAGAACGTGGACAGCGGCACGGTGGTCAACCTGCGGCAGAACCGCTCGCTGGTGAGAGACCGGGGCTACTACGTCCAGGAGGAGGTCCTCCTGCTGGACGAGCGCCTGACGCTGGTGGGCGCGCTGCGCGGCGAGCAGAGCAGCGCCAACGGCAACCCCAACGCGCTGTTCCTGTACCCGAAGCTGGCCTCCGCCTACCGGATTCCCTCGTTCCACCCGAAGGTGAACGAGTTCAAGGTCCGCGCGGCCTACGGAGAGACGGGCAACCTTCCGCTGTACGGCATGAAGTTCAACGGCCTGCGCGCCACCGGCAACATCGCCGGCAGCCCCGGCCTGGTGGGCACGGGCATCGCGGGTGACCGGAACATCAAGCCGGAGCGGCAGCGCGAGGTCGAAGCCGGCGTGGACGCCCTCCTGTTCGGCGGCGACGTGGTCGCGGAAGTGTCCATCTACCAGCGAAACATCAGCGACCTGCTACTGCAGCGCGCCCTGGCCCCGTCCGGTGGCTTCGCCACGCAGATCTTCAATGGCGGCTCGCTGCGCAACCGTGGCGTCGAGGCCATGGTCCAGGTAACGCCCGTGCGCGGCGGCTTCGAGTGGACCAGCGGCGCGACGTTCGCCCTCAACCGCAGCCGGGTGACGGACCTGCCTGTTCCCGCGTTCCTCGCCGGTGGGTTCGGCACTGCCCTGGGCGCCTTCCGCATCCAGGAAGGCGCGACGGCGACGCAGATTGTGGGCAACGACGGCGTCGACGAGAACGGCCGCCCGATTGTGCGGAAGCTTGGCGACACCGAGCCCACCTTCCGCATGTCCTTCACCAACAGCCTCAAGTACCGGGACTTCAGCCTGTCCTTCCTGTTCGACTGGCAGCAGGGCAGCGACATCATCAACCTGACGCGGTACATCTACGACGACGCCGGGACGTCACCGGACTTCACGACGGGGGGCCGCGAGCGGCTCGTACGGCAACGTACGCACGCGAGCACGTACATCGAGGACGCCAGCTTCCTCAAGCTGCGTGAGGTGACCTTCATGTACCAGCTGCCCAAGGACTGGGTGTCCATGGTTCCAGCGGTGAAGTCCGCCCGGCTCAGCCTGAGCGGGCGCAACCTCATCACCTTGACTGGCTACTCCGGGTTGGATCCGGAGGTGAGCAACTTCGGCAACCAGGCCATCTCCCGCAACGTGGACGTGGCCCCCTTCCCTCCCAGCCGCAGCTTCTGGACCTCCCTCGACGTCGGGTTCTGAGCCATGACCATCCAACTGACCAAGAAGGCATTCGTGGGGCTCTTCACCGTCCTGGGCCTGAGCGGCTGCGGGAGCCTGGACGTCCCGGACCTGAACAACCCCAGCCTCGATGACTTCCGCGAGCGGCCCACGCGCCCCGCGGTGCTCACCGCCGCCACGGGATTGCTCCTCGGCCACCGCGCTGGTGTCGCCGCTCCCAACGGCTACGTGGCCCAGCTCGGCATCATCGGGCGCGAGGCGTACGTCTTCGACCCCGCGGACCCGCGCGCCGTCGGCGAACTGCTGGGCCCTACCCTGGACCCTGGCGGCCCGGCGTTCGGCGGCAATCACTGGACCAACCCCTACCTGAACATCCGCAACGCCAACGCGCTGCTGGACTCCCTCGACCAGGTCCCCAACACGCCCGACGCTGAGAAGGAGGGCCTCCGCGGCTTCGCGAAGACGATGCAAGCCCTGGACTTCCTCGTGGTCATCAACACGCGGGACATTGAAGGGGCCCCCATCGACGTCAACCTGCCCATTGGCCAACTGGCCCCCATCGTCGGCAAGGAGGCGGTGTTCGAGCGCATCGCCGCCCTGCTCGACGAGGGCCACGCCCACCTGGGGAGCGCGGGTGAGTCCTTCCCGTTCCAGCTCAGCCCAGGCTTCGCCGGCTTCAACACGCCCACGACGTTCCGACAGTTCAACCGCGCGCTCGCCGCGCGAGTGGCTGTGTACCGGGGACGCTACCCCGAGGCGCTCACCGCCCTGAGCCAGTCCTTCCTCAATCAGAGCGCATCGTTGGACCTGGGCGTCTATCACTCCTTCGGGACGAACTCCGGCGACACGGACAACGGCCTCATCAGCGTCAACGTCTACGCGCACCCGTCGATCGTCACTGACGCGGAGTTCCAGGAGAATGACACCGTGGATGACCGCGTCGTCCGGAAGCTCACGCGCCTGCCCGAGCCCAGGACCGCGGCGGACGGGAAGCTGTCGACGGAGTGGCGCTTCCGCATCTACCCCACGAACAACTCGCCCGTGCCCATCATCCGCAACGAGGAGCTCATCCTCCTGCGCGCCGAAGCCAACATTGGAGATCGGAACCTCGGACCGGCGGTGGACGACCTCAACTTCATCCGCACCACCTCCGGCCGGCTGCCCCCGCGCCTGGACATCGATGAGAACAATGCCCTGGATGAGTTGCTGAAGCAGAAGCGGTACTCGCTCCTGTTCGAGGGTGGCCACCGGTGGATTGACCTTCGGCGCTACGGGCGGCTCGACACGCTTCCCCGTGAGCTGGACCCGGACATCGAGCCCCACGAGCGCTTCCCCATCCCCGCAGCGGAGATGAACGCGCGGCAGTAAGCGCTGCTCGCAATCCCTGAAGCTCCAGGTGCACGGCAGACAGGCGTGCACCTGGAGCGCGGGCGCTCAGTCGCCCTGCTTCAGCCCGGCCCGTTCGGCGACGAGCGCCCCCAGCGCGGACCAGTCCAAATCGCCGTGGCCCTGCGCGACGCCTCCCAGGAACTGGTCCTTCACGAGGCTGGCCAGGGGCATGGGCACCTCGGCGGTGCGCGCGGCGCCCAGGACGAGCTCCACGTCCTTGAGGCCCAGCCGCATCTTGAAGCCCGCCGGGCTGTACTTCTCCTCGGCGATGAGCTGCGCGTACCCCTCGAAGATGGGTGCGCGCGCGAAGACGGACTGGAAGACCTCCAGGAACACCTTCGGCTCGATGCCGGACTTGCGCGTCAGGGCGAAGGACTCGGCGAGCGCCTCCATCATCGACGCGATGAGGAAGTTGCCCGACAACTTCACGACGTTGGCCGCCGGGGCACGGTCACCCAGCACGGTGAGGCCGCGCCCCAGCGTCTCCAGCAGCGGACGGCAGCGGTCCATGTCCTGCTTCGGACCGGCGGCCACCACCCACAGCTGCTTCGACGCCGCGGCGGTAGGGCGGCCGAACACCGGCGCGGCGAGATACCGCTGGCCGGCGCTCGCATGCGCCTCCGCCAACCGTTCGGAAAGCGCCACGGAGAGCGTGCTCGACGAGACGTGCACCGCGCCCGGCGCCAGTCCCGCCAGGAGGCCGTCCTGGCCGAACACCGCGGATGTCACGGCCGCATCGTCCGCCAGCATGCTGAAGACGACCTCCGCGCCTCGAGCCGCCTCCGCGGGGCTGCGGGCGACCCGCGCCCCCTTCTCTTTCAACGGCGCGGCCTTGGACTCGGTGCGGTTCCACACCGTCAGCTCGTGCCCCGCGGCCGCTAGGCTCGCCGCCATGGGCAGTCCCATGTTGCCCAGGCCAATGAATCCCACCTTCATGCGCGTCTCCTCCCGGAAACGGCCCGGATAATCCGCGCCCAGGAGCCCCACCACCGCAAAGCACGCGCACGTCCAGGAGCGAACGGGACGACCTATTCTGGCCGGTCCTCGGAGACATCCAGACGCTCGAAGGCGTGGCCCAGCGCCATGACGCCCAGCCACACCTCTCCCACCAACACCCCCGCCGCGACGAAGCCCGCCACGGGCAGGGCCCAGGGGCCCAACAGCGTCGACACAGGGAGGCCCACCACGAGCGCCACCAGCCCCGCGGGAATCAACCCCACCAGCATCACCACCAGCGTGCCCACGACGGCCAGCAGGCGCTGGCCCATCGCCTCGATGCCGCGTGCCCGCTCGCCTGTGTCTGCCGGTACCCACGAGGGAAAGAGGACCACCGCCGCGTTCTGCACGAAGAGGCCCGACAGCGACACGGCCGGAAGCAGGAACGCCAGCGCCAGCCCTCCGGGCCACCACCAGCCGCCCAGGCGCGAGGCCTCCACGCCGGGCCCCAGGACGAGCGCCACGGCCAACAGCGCGAGCTGGAACGAGGCCAGTGCCAGCGAGGATGCCGCCAACTGAGCGCGCACCACCTGCCGCCCTGTCAGTGGCATGGCGCGCAGCAGGTCCAGCTTGGGCAGGTCCATCCGCAGGTCCATGCGGAACGCGCTCGGCCCCACCACCGTCAGCATCACCGACAACGCCAGCGCCACCGGCCCGAGCACCCGCCGCGTGTCCGTGAACAGACGCGTGTCGCCCATCATCGCCGCGATGGCACCGCCCAGGATGATGAAGGCGAGGAACACCGCGAACCCGCCCCCCATCCGCTTGCGCGCAATCAGGTTCTTCCAGATGAGTGCCACCTCCGGTCGGCCTCGAGGCAGCAGCCGGAATGGAGGGCGGCTCAACGTGAGCGAGCCCACCCGCGTCATCCGCCCCGAGGCCCGCAGCATGCGCTCCCGTGAGCGGGACTCCGCGCGCACCACCGCCGTCTCCTCGAACGGAACTTCGGCCCAGAGCACCCAGCCGTAGTGCGCCGCCATCAGCGCCAACGCCGGTGGCAGGGCCCACAGGAAGTCGCCCACGCTCTGCGCCAGCGCGGGCGCCACCAGCAGCCGGCCCGGCCACAACACGGCCGCCACGCCGGGTGACACCGTCAGCGCCTGCAACCACCCGCGAAGCGCGCGGCCTGACGACAGGTCCTCGGGTACCGGGTGCTCTCGCAGCGAGGTGAACACCGCCAGCGCCACGAGCGCCAGGACACCACCCACCGCGCCCCAGCGGACCACCTGGCCCCAGAGGCCCCATGCCGACAGCCGCGTGCGCACGAAGGACGCCGCCGTCGAGTGCAGATAGAGCGTGCCCAGGGCCAGACACGCCCCCACGAAGAAGAGGGCGGGATGCGGGCTGATGGTCCTCCCAAGGAACAGCGTGGCGAACAGCGCGCCCAGCGACGTGCCCAGGAGCCCGCGCACCAGCTTGTATTGCAGCAGGGCCCTACGAGAAACGGGCGCGGGGAAGAGTTGCACCACCTCCGTCTCCGAGAAGGTCAGCGACGGCCGGTCCCGGCCCAGCGCCCACGCGGCGAACAATGTCCCCAGCGCGGAGCCGACCAGCGACAACTCGGCGAACAACCGCACACCTTCGGGCACCGTGCCCGCCGACCCACGGAAGTCCAAACGCCGGAAGAAGACGGAATAGAGATACGCCGCGCCTACCAGCACGCCCAGGAGGTAGCGCGGCTTGCGCAGCCGCTCCAACTGCCGCCGGATGCGATTGCGCCAGGTCGCGGCCCAGAGGAAGGCCACCGCGCGAGGGAAGCTCACGGCGCCTGGGTTCCCGAGCTGGTGATTCGGACGAAGAGCTCTTCCAGCGAGGCGTGCTCCCCTTCCGCGCCACTCAGTCGCGCGCGGATGTCTTCCAGGCTGCCCAGCGCCATGGCCTTGCCGCCCGCGATGACGAGCAGCCGGTGGCACAACTCCTCCACCAGCGGCAGCAGATGCGAGGACAACACCAGGGCCGCGCCCTCCTCCGCCCGGCGCCGCAGCGACGCCTTCATCCGCCGAATGCCGATGGGGTCCAGGCCGGTGAGTGGCTCGTCCAGGAGGATGAGCTTTGGCGAATGCAGGAAGCCACAGGCGATGGACAGCTTCTGCTTCATGCCTCGCGACAGCTCGCCCGGCAGGGACTTCTCCTTGCCCGTCAGCTCCATCTCCTCCAGCAGCGCGCGGCCCCGCTCCTCCCAGTCCTCCACGCCGTAGAGCCGCGCCGTGAAGTTCAGGTGCTCCCACACCGTGAGGTATTCAAAGAAGCGCGGCTCGTCCGGCAGGAAGGCCAGCGCGCGCTTCGCGTCCACCGGCGTCCGCGACAAGTCATATCCCGCGACCAGGATGCGGCCCGAGCTGGGCGGCAGGATGCCCGCCAGGCACCGCAACGTGGACGTCTTCCCCGCGCCGTTGGGCCCCACCAACCCGAGCACCTCGCCGGGCGCCACCTCGAAGGTGAGCCCCTGCACGGCCTTCACCTCGCCGTACGCCTTCTCCAGGCCCTCCACCCGCAGGACGGAATCCATTCGTGCGCGCTCGCCTTCAGTCCAGCTTCAGCAGGTCCCGAACGGTATCCAGCACGACCTTCGCCTGCACGGGTTTCACCAGGTACGCGCTCGCGCCCAGCTTCATCGCGCGCTCCCGGTCCGCCGCCGCACCCTCCGTGGTGACGACGATGATGGGGACGTTCCGGTACTCGGTCGCCTGCCGGATGTGGCTGATGAGCTTCAGCCCGTCCATCAGCGGCATGTTGATGTCCGTGAGCACCAGGTCGAAGCGGCCCTGCGTCAGCTTCTTCAAGCCCTCGGCGCCGTCCTGGGCCTCGGTACACACCACGCCGGACAGGCGCTGCAACGCGTACATGATGCTGCGCCGCATGGCCTGCGAGTCATCCACCACCAAGGCTCGAATCTGCTGCGTCATGGGCCGGGGACGTTAGCACCCGTGCGCCAGGGGCCGGAGTTTCAGCGCCGCCGCCGCGCCAGGGCCGCGAGCGCCGGGCCGATGTCACCCAGTGGAATCACCCGCTTCACCGCCCCGGTGGCGATGGCCTCCCCCGGCATGCCGAACACCACCGAGGTCTCCTCCGACTGCGCCCAGACCTCGCCGCCAGCGCGGTGCACCGCGCGCGCGCCCTCCGCACCGTCGGCGCCCATGCCCGTGAGCACCACCCCCAGGGCCTTGGCGCCGAGCACCTGCGCCATGCTGACGAAGAGGCGGTCCACACAGGGCGCGTACTTGTCCACGGGCGTGGGCGGCGGCGTTTGCAGCTCCAGCCGGGAGCCCCGCTCGGCCACCACCATGTGCCGCCCGCCTGGAGCGATGTACACGTGCCCGGGCTGTACCAGGTCTCCGTCACGAGCCTCCGTCACCGAGAAGGGGCCGATGCGGTCCAACCGGTCCGCGAAGGCGCGGGTGAACTGCGGCGGCATGTGCTGGCAGACCAACACGCACGGCGTGGGCTCCACGGCGAGTCCCTCCAGCACCCGCTGCACCGCGGGGGGGCCCCCCGTGGAGGCGCCCACGGCCACCACCAGTGGCGGCTCGCCCGCCACCGCCATGGCGCGAGCCCCTGGCGCCGCGTGCCGGTAACCGGGGCGCACGTGCCGCGCCGCCCGGACCTTCTCCAGCAGCTCCACCCGAAGCGCCTCCATGGCCTCGAACGTCGGGTGCTGCGGCTTGGCGATGAAGTCGAATGCCCCCAACTCCAGCGCCTTGAAGACATCCGAGCGGTGCGAATAGCTGGAGATGACGATGACGGGCGTGGGCGCCGTGCGCATGAGCAGGCGGAGGAATGTGTACCCGCCGAGCTTCGGCATCTCCAGGTCCAGCGTCACCACGTCGGGCTTCAGGTCCACGACCTTCTTCAGCCCCTCTTCGCCATCCGCCGCGCGGTCCACCACTCGCACGTCCGGCTCCGACTCCAACATCGTGGAGAGGGTCCGCCGGTTGTGGGCAGAGTCGTCGATGACCAGTACGGAGATGACGCCCTTGCTGCTCATCGACGCGCTCCTTCGTCCAGCTCCGGCCTCCGGTACACCAGGTCCCCGCGCAGGTGAACGAACTCGAAGTCCGAGCCCAGGTTCAGCAGGTTCTCTGAGTGTCCCAGCAGCAGGTACCCCCCTGGCACCAGCCGGTCCCGAACGATGCGCAGGAACTTCCGGCGTGCCGCCAGGTCGAAGTAGATGAGCACGTTGCGGCAGAACACCACGTCCATGCGTGGCACCAGTTGGCTACCCACCTCGTCCAGCAGGTTGTGGTGGCCAAACGACACCCAGGCGCGCACTTCGTCCCGGACGCGCACGCGGCTGTTGCCCAGCGAAACGAAGTGGCGTTCCAGCAATTCCGGCGAGGTGGCACGCAGCGCGGAAGGCCCGTACTCCGCTCGCCGCGCCATGGCCAACACGCGCCGGGAGATGTCCGTGCCCAGGACTTCCACGTCCCAGTCGTCGAAGCGGCGGCTGTCCTTGAGGAGCATCGCCAGCGTGTAGGCCTCCTCCCCGGACGAGCACCCCGCGGACCACACCCGCAGGCGCCGCAACCGCGCGTTGCGCTGCCCCACCACCGGGAGCAGTTCGTCCGTGAAGGCCTTGAGCTGCGTGGGCTCGCGGAAGAAGTACGTCTCGTGAGTGGTGAGGGATTCGACGGCCGCCTCCAACTCGGCGTGCCGGTTGGCGTCGTAGCGTAGGTAGCGGTGGTACGCGCCGTAGTCTGGCAGCCCCAGCAACTCCAGCCGGGGCCACAGCCGGCGCTCCATCACGAACTTCATGTCCTCGTGCACCAGGATGCCGCAGTGCGAATACACGTGGTCCCGGAGGAGACGGAACTCCTCCGCTGACATCTCCGGACGTCCGTCGTCGAAGCGCGCCATGAAGCCCTCTCAGCGCCGGAGCAGGCGCTCCACGGCATCGGAGAGGGCTCGCAGCGCCAGGGCGTCCGACTCCGCCTCCAGCGCCTCCCGGGCGGCGGACAGACACTCCGGCCCCGCCGAATCGCCCAGCACTCGCGCCGCCGCCGCGCGGACATCCCAGCGCGCATGACGCAGCAGGGACAGCGCCATCGTCACCCCGGCCGACGACTCCGCCCCCGCCACCAGCGCCGCCTTCACCACCTCCACGTCCGGATGCCCCGCGGCCTCCCGCAACACCCCTGGGCCCGCCGCTCCCATCCGCGCCAGGGCCCGCACCGCGGCCACCGCCAGCGCGCCATCCGCATCCCGCGTCAGGGCCACCAGGTCCGGCACCCGGTCCAACGCGCCGCAGTCCCCCGCCGCCTCCACCGCGGCCACCCGCACGGAGGGGTCCTCGTCCCTCAGGACCGGAGACAGCAGCGCGCCCGCGTCAGGCCCACCCAGTCGCGCCAGGGCCCGCGTGCCCGCGATGCGCACCGGCACGGACTCATCCGCGAGCGCCGCGCGCACCAACTCCCGACCGACGTCGCCATCCAGCTCACACGCCGCCACCACCGCCGCCGCCCGCCACCGAGGGTCCTCGTCCCGCGCCAGCCGCTTCAACGTGGGCAGGGCCGGCACTCCGCCCACGCGGGCCAGGGCGGCGACCGCCGCGGGCGTGGCCCTGCGCGCCACCGCGTCCTCCAGCGCCTCCAGCACCGCCGGCCGACACGACTCCGCCAGCCCGGCCAGGGAGCGCATCGCCGCGCCCGCGAGGGATGGCTCTTCCAGCAGGGCGACGAGCGGCGACACCGCCGAGGCCGCGCCTGTCCGCCCCAAGGCACGCACCACCACCGCGCGAAGCTCGTCCTCCACCCACTCCAGCAACGCGCACAGCGGCGCCACCGCCGAGGCGTCGACCAGGTCCACCAGCGCTTCGGCCGCGGCGGCCCGCGCCGGCAGGGACAAGTCCGGCAGGCGATGAAGCAAGATGTACCCGCCGTCCGGCCCCAACCTGCCCAGCGTGCGCAGGACCTCGCGCAGCAGCCGCGCCTCGCGCGCACACTCCGCCACGGGCACGGCCAGCGAAGCATCGCCCAGCGAGGCCACCGCCACCAGCGTGCCCGCGCACACCATGACGTCCTCGGACGCCAGCGCCGCAGTCAATCGCGGCGTCATACCGGGCAGGGGCAAGAGGGCCTTCCGCACCACCGCTTCGAGCTCCCCGCGCCGCGCGCCTGCGGAACGCGCGGCCTGGGTCCCCAGCGCGGACAGCGCCGCCTCTCGCACCGAGCGCAACTCCGACGTGAGCCCCTGGCAGATGCGCACCGTCGCGTCCGCCTCCGGAAGGAGGCCCAGCATCCGGTAGGCGCTCCGCTGAAGCCGAGGGTCCTCCAGCAAGGCCTTCACCACCGGCAGGGGCGCCGCATGCTGAAGCAGCGTCAACCCTTCCAGGGCGGACAGGCGAAGCAGCGGCTCCGGCTCGGCCAGCAGCGTCTCCAGCGCGGTGACGGCCTGCGCGCCGCCAATGCGTCCCAGCGCCTCCGCCGCGGACACACGCACGTTGAGGTCCGCGTCCGAGAGCGAACGCACCAGGGGGCCCTCCGCCTCGCGCTGCCCCAACTGCCCAAGGATGTCCGCGGCGAACTTGCGTTGGTCCGGGTCCGGATGGGCCAGCAGGTCCACCAACGGGCCCAACGCAACACTGCCCAACCCCGCGAGCGCCTCCGCCGCCGCGTTCCGAGCCCCCGTCTCCCCTCGCTCCCCCAGCACGGAGATAAGCCGGGCCGCGAGCTCGCTCGAGGCGGGCATCCGCTTGAGGGCCTCCGCCGCGACGTGGCGCACGCGCCAGCTCTCGTCATGCAAGCCGACGATGAGAATCTCCAGAACGCCCGCGGTGCACGGGTCCAGCGACTGGAGTGCGAGGTAGCGCGCCTCTTCCTCGACCGGGGGCTCGGAGTGGGGGTTCATGTGTCGAAGACCTGGTCAGACCCTGGCTGGAGGTAGAACCAGAGGGCGTAGGCCCCCAGGGCCGTGCCCAGGGGAACATTGGGAATGGCGAGGATGCCCAGCACCAGTGTCAGCGTCCTCGACCACGCTTTGCGGTAGAGCAACCCGAAGCCGGTGATGACACCCGGCAACCCCAGCAGCGCCAGGCACCCGCCCACGCCCATGCCCACGGCAACAATCAGCGCCCGTTCCTCGGGCTTCGCGCTCGGCAACATCCCGCCCATCGCCCCGAAGAACAGCATCACTCCCACGGCGATGAGCACCGACAGCCCGTTGATGACGATGAAGAGGATGCCGAGGATTCGACGGTGCTGCTCCAGTCCTTGATGGCCCATCTCAATCCCCCATGTGTGCGCCTACGTCGTGTTCCTTGAAGACTCGCGCTCCAACTCCACGCGCAGCAATGCCTTGAGGTCCAGCAGCAGCCGGAGCCGGTCCGGTGGTCCACAGACACCGACGACAAAGGGCGTGTGTCCCGCCACCCTCAGCGCGGGCGCGGGCTTGATGTCGCCGCGCCGCACGCGCAGCACCTCCGCCACCCGGTCCACCTTCACCGCCACGCGCCGCGTGCCCAGCTTGCAGACCAGCAGCCGCGTCTTCGGTGTCTCCGGCCCCGGCGAGCCCAGGAGCCGGCACCGCAGGTCCACCACCGGCAGGATGAGGCCGCGCAGATGGAGCACACCCTCCACGAACGCCGGAGCGTGGGGGATGGGGGTGATGCGCTGGAGCGGGAGGATTTCCTCCACCCGCATGATGTCCAGCACGTACTCCTCCGCGCCGATGAAGAAGGCACAGAGTTGCACCACCGTGTCCGCGGCCGAGGACACTTCATCCGGGACCACGTGGGGACGCCGCGACAGCAGGTTGACGGAGTCCTTCATGGGGCGAGCGCCTGTTCCGCGTCCAAGAGGATGTAGAGCATGGGGCCACGCCGGCCCATGCCCACCACGCAATCCCTGTCACCCACGCGCAACCCCGGTGGCGGTGCCTCCAGCATGGACGGCTTGAGCTTCACCACGCCCACCACGCCATCCACCCACACCCCCGCGGGCCCCGTCTCCGTGCGCAGCACGAGGATGCGAGCACTCCGGGGCGGCGCCGGCGCGTCGGGCCCGGCGACCAGGGGCGCCCGCTCCGCCAGCCGCAGCCGCACCTTGACGTCGTACACGGGCAGCAGCTCACCGCGCAGGTTCATCACCCCCAGGAGCTGAGGCTCGGCGCGGGGAATCTCCGTCAACGGCGGGACCTTGGAGATTTCACGCACCCCCCGGATGGGGACCGCGTAGCACTCCCCTTCCAGGCGGAAGGCCAGGTACTCCTCGGGCACCTCTTCGGGGGCCGAGGGCAATACGCCGTCGCTGCCCGCCGCGAAGTCCTGGAGCCCGGAGACGTCCTCGTCAGGACGGTAGAAGAAGTCGTCGAGCAGTTCCGAGAACCGGGACACAGCGACGCAGGATAGCAGCCGGCGCGCCCGTCCGCAGCGAGGGTCAGGCGCGACGCCGCTCCACGGCCATGCCCTCTTCCAGGAGCGCCGCCACGTCCAGCACCAGGACGGTGCGCCGGTTGCCCAGTTCGGTGGCGCCGGAGATGCCCCGGACGGACTGGAGCCGGCCCCCCAGGGGCTTGGTGACGATGTCCTGCTGACCGTGCAATTCGTCCACGGCGATGCCCAAGCGCTCCTGGGCCAGGCCCACCACCACCACGAAGTGGCGGCTCACCGGACGCTCCGGCAAGGCGAACATGCGAGACAGCCGCACGAAGGGCAACGTCTGTCCGCGCAGGTCCAGGACCTCGCGCCGCTCCACGGTGCGGATTTCCTTGGGCTGGACGGAGATGATTTCCAGCACGCTGTTGAGCGGCACCGCGTAGGTGCGGCCACTGACGCCCACCAGCAGCGCGCGAATGATGGCCAGCGTGACGGGGAGCGTGAGGTGAAAGGCGGTGCCCTTTCCGCGCTCGCTCCACACGTCGATGATGCCCGACAGGTTGCCCAGGTTGTTCTTCACCACATCCAGGCCGACGCCCCGGCCTGAGAGCTCGGACACGCTGCGGGCGGTGGAGAAGCCGGGCTGGAAGATGAGGTTGAGCAGCTCCCTCCGGCTCATCTCCTGGGCCTGCGCGAAGGTGATGAGGCCGCGCGTGATGGCCACCTCGCGAACGCGCACCTCGTCGATGCCGGAGCCGTCGTCACTCACCTCGATGACGACGTGGTTGCCCTTCTGCTCGGCGCGCAGGCCCACCACCGCGCGCCGGGGCTTGCCTGCGGCCAGACGGGCGTCGGGGGATTCGACGCCGTGGTCGATGGCGTTGCGGATGAGGTGCATCAGCGGGTCGCTGAGTTCCTCGACGATGAGCTTGTCCAGCTCCACCTCACCGCCGCTGATGGCGAGCTCGATTTCCTTGCCCGCCTCGCGGGTGATGCGTCGCACCAGCCGTGCCAGCTTGTCGAACACCTGGCCGACGGGGACCATCCGCGCTTCCAGGAGGCCTTCCTGAAGGGCTTCCAGCTTGCGCTCCAGGCCTCGCGTTTCGCGCGCCAGCTCCTGGCCGAATAGCTTGGAGAGCGCCACCGCGCCGTCCTGCCTCGCGGACTCCGCGAGCCGCTGGAGATTGGCCTTGATGAGCAGCAGCTCGCCCACCATGTTGATGAGGCCATCCAGGCGACCGATGTCCACCCGCACGGTCTGCGTCAGGGAGCGCAGCGACGTGTCCGCCGTCAGCGCCGCAGGGGTGCTCACGGGGGCGCCGGCCGGTGCCGCTGGGGCTACCGAGAGGCCCTTGGGTGATGCCTTGGCGGCGCCCTGGAGGTAGGCGACGACGGGCACGCTGGAGGGTCCGGGCACGGGAGTCAGTGAAGGCGAGCCGCTGGCATTGGCAGGCACGTCGGCGTCCGACGTGGGCCATTCCAGGGGCCCGGGCTCCGTGTCTTCCGGTACGTGCGAAAGGAGCGGCTGCTGCGCCTCGGGAGACATCGCGGCGGGCGTCGCGCGCACACCCTTCTTCTTTCCGCCGCCCTTGGGCGACGTCGAATGCCCTGCCGCGGG
This DNA window, taken from Myxococcus xanthus, encodes the following:
- a CDS encoding SusC/RagA family TonB-linked outer membrane protein, with translation MSGRTVKGRVADRLTNEGLPLVRVIIKGTTQGVETELDGTFTLPNVPTRSVTLLFSSQDYGEREVLIGANQRTVEVAMENIFAEEMVVVGRASEVARKNLANSVASVNSEEINRAPAQTVDQALQGKVAGANIQSNGGAPGGGLQLRLRGVSTINGSSAPLYVIDGVLVSDVAIASGVFAITESVAGANANPTQDNQVNRIADINPNDIESIEVLKGASAAAIYGSKAANGVVIINTKRGRSSEPQFEVTQRLGMYTLANKLGTRRFNSVEEVRDTFGEAAVQYYEQGRRFDHEATLAGRRDLSSETLASVSGVTGNTKYFASAMIKNDEGIIANTGYEKQSFRLNLGQKLGDAVEVNVATNLVHSLGQRGLTNNDNASISNYMVLPRAPEFLPLEANSDGVYPQNPFLSNRANPLQTAALVKNDENVWRFIGSGDLTWHLWKTEAHHLRVLANAGVDRFQQENSLFFPPELNFEPIDDGLPGSSLFGTSQVRNLNSGLNLVHTYKPTSGGIVATTSGGLQFEERNIDSIYIVSKNLNAGQQNVDSGTVVNLRQNRSLVRDRGYYVQEEVLLLDERLTLVGALRGEQSSANGNPNALFLYPKLASAYRIPSFHPKVNEFKVRAAYGETGNLPLYGMKFNGLRATGNIAGSPGLVGTGIAGDRNIKPERQREVEAGVDALLFGGDVVAEVSIYQRNISDLLLQRALAPSGGFATQIFNGGSLRNRGVEAMVQVTPVRGGFEWTSGATFALNRSRVTDLPVPAFLAGGFGTALGAFRIQEGATATQIVGNDGVDENGRPIVRKLGDTEPTFRMSFTNSLKYRDFSLSFLFDWQQGSDIINLTRYIYDDAGTSPDFTTGGRERLVRQRTHASTYIEDASFLKLREVTFMYQLPKDWVSMVPAVKSARLSLSGRNLITLTGYSGLDPEVSNFGNQAISRNVDVAPFPPSRSFWTSLDVGF
- a CDS encoding RagB/SusD family nutrient uptake outer membrane protein; this translates as MTIQLTKKAFVGLFTVLGLSGCGSLDVPDLNNPSLDDFRERPTRPAVLTAATGLLLGHRAGVAAPNGYVAQLGIIGREAYVFDPADPRAVGELLGPTLDPGGPAFGGNHWTNPYLNIRNANALLDSLDQVPNTPDAEKEGLRGFAKTMQALDFLVVINTRDIEGAPIDVNLPIGQLAPIVGKEAVFERIAALLDEGHAHLGSAGESFPFQLSPGFAGFNTPTTFRQFNRALAARVAVYRGRYPEALTALSQSFLNQSASLDLGVYHSFGTNSGDTDNGLISVNVYAHPSIVTDAEFQENDTVDDRVVRKLTRLPEPRTAADGKLSTEWRFRIYPTNNSPVPIIRNEELILLRAEANIGDRNLGPAVDDLNFIRTTSGRLPPRLDIDENNALDELLKQKRYSLLFEGGHRWIDLRRYGRLDTLPRELDPDIEPHERFPIPAAEMNARQ
- a CDS encoding NAD(P)-dependent oxidoreductase, which codes for MKVGFIGLGNMGLPMAASLAAAGHELTVWNRTESKAAPLKEKGARVARSPAEAARGAEVVFSMLADDAAVTSAVFGQDGLLAGLAPGAVHVSSSTLSVALSERLAEAHASAGQRYLAAPVFGRPTAAASKQLWVVAAGPKQDMDRCRPLLETLGRGLTVLGDRAPAANVVKLSGNFLIASMMEALAESFALTRKSGIEPKVFLEVFQSVFARAPIFEGYAQLIAEEKYSPAGFKMRLGLKDVELVLGAARTAEVPMPLASLVKDQFLGGVAQGHGDLDWSALGALVAERAGLKQGD